One Gemmatimonadota bacterium DNA window includes the following coding sequences:
- a CDS encoding HD domain-containing protein produces the protein MPHPDLPTLPVGARLQDPLLVVDVEHRTGDHPHTLLTLGNASGRLQTAPFWPTDAARIAGITRGAVVQVIGTVSSYRDRRQLAVDSIRVLPRDQVDWRALMPSIGEVGRWWKRLDDWRARVAGPRLARTLALFYDDPDFRARYEQCPASTAGHHAALGGLLKHTVEVAHIGLATARLYPHADADLVLAGVLLHDIGKLDSYTWDGSFEMTVPGAVIGHVVLGAFQLDRRVRAAQPMPCTEAELLLLQHLVLSHHGKLEFGAPVVPMTLEAEIIHYADNASAKTASMDEALDDPENFPDDQPVSTRTIWQLDRRRVWRAESDWGAPDPSPSIGD, from the coding sequence ATGCCCCACCCCGATCTCCCCACCCTGCCCGTCGGCGCCCGCCTGCAGGATCCCCTGCTCGTGGTGGACGTGGAACACCGCACCGGCGACCACCCCCACACCCTGCTGACGCTGGGCAACGCGTCCGGGCGCCTGCAGACCGCGCCCTTCTGGCCCACCGATGCCGCCAGGATCGCCGGCATCACCCGCGGCGCCGTGGTCCAAGTCATCGGCACCGTGTCCAGCTACCGGGACCGTCGCCAGCTCGCCGTCGACTCCATCCGTGTCCTGCCGCGCGACCAGGTGGACTGGCGCGCCCTGATGCCCTCCATCGGGGAGGTCGGGCGCTGGTGGAAGCGCCTCGACGACTGGCGGGCCCGGGTCGCCGGGCCCCGCCTGGCCCGCACCCTGGCCCTGTTCTACGACGACCCCGACTTCCGCGCCCGCTACGAGCAATGCCCCGCCAGCACCGCCGGCCACCACGCCGCCCTGGGTGGCCTGCTCAAGCACACCGTGGAGGTGGCCCACATCGGGCTGGCCACCGCCCGCCTCTATCCGCATGCCGACGCCGACCTGGTGCTCGCCGGCGTGCTGCTGCACGACATCGGCAAGCTCGACAGCTACACCTGGGACGGCTCCTTCGAGATGACCGTGCCCGGCGCCGTGATCGGGCACGTGGTCCTCGGCGCCTTCCAGCTCGATCGCCGGGTCCGGGCGGCGCAGCCGATGCCCTGCACCGAGGCCGAACTCCTGCTGCTGCAGCACCTGGTGCTGTCCCACCATGGCAAGCTCGAGTTCGGGGCGCCGGTGGTGCCCATGACCCTCGAGGCCGAAATCATCCACTACGCCGACAACGCGAGTGCCAAGACGGCCAGCATGGACGAGGCCCTCGACGACCCCGAGAACTTCCCGGACGACCAGCCGGTGAGCACCCGGACCATCTGGCAACTCGACCGCCGCCGGGTCTGGCGCGCCGAGAGCGACTGGGGCGCACCCGATCCATCACCCAGCATCGGGGACTAA
- a CDS encoding MerR family transcriptional regulator produces the protein MTLAVPAATADALSTLRQYAALAPWSLRDLSALAGAILETSAIYPVNAAASARPSERTIRFYVTRKLVSPPEGRGTAATYGYRHLLQVLAIKLQQMEGATLEQLVKELGGLAGDVVERRVAAALGPRLPPPDQLPLTVPEGAPRGKVGRALVAWAGGAAPRRGKGQLLRRIALGPGAELLLDERHALFDALEDEAIVDALRRALDQAGPRP, from the coding sequence GTGACCCTCGCCGTTCCCGCGGCCACCGCCGACGCCCTGAGCACGCTCCGCCAGTACGCGGCGCTGGCCCCCTGGAGCCTGCGGGACCTCTCGGCGCTGGCCGGCGCGATCCTCGAGACTTCGGCGATCTACCCGGTCAACGCGGCGGCCAGCGCCCGGCCCAGCGAGCGCACCATCCGCTTCTACGTGACCCGCAAGCTGGTCAGCCCGCCGGAGGGACGGGGCACGGCGGCGACCTACGGCTACCGGCACCTGCTGCAGGTCCTGGCGATCAAGCTGCAGCAGATGGAGGGCGCCACGCTGGAGCAGCTGGTCAAGGAACTGGGCGGCCTGGCGGGCGATGTGGTGGAGCGTCGGGTCGCGGCCGCGCTCGGTCCGCGGCTCCCGCCGCCGGACCAGCTGCCGCTGACCGTCCCGGAGGGCGCCCCCCGCGGCAAGGTGGGCCGCGCCCTGGTGGCCTGGGCCGGCGGCGCCGCGCCGCGCCGGGGCAAGGGCCAGCTGCTGCGCCGCATCGCGCTGGGCCCCGGGGCCGAGCTGCTGCTCGACGAGCGCCACGCGCTGTTCGACGCGCTGGAGGACGAGGCCATCGTCGACGCCCTGCGCCGCGCCCTGGACCAGGCCGGCCCGCGGCCGTAG
- a CDS encoding LemA family protein codes for MSIILLVVVAAIALWVITAYNRLIALKNQVANGWKQIDVQLKRRHDLIPNLVNAVKGAMDFEKGTLEAVIAARNKAVAATGVPQVARAEGELTQALGRLFALSENYPQLKATANIQQLQEELTSTENKVSFARQAYNDVATTFNTAQQQFPTNLVAGLAKAWPAELWELEDPAERAVPNVDLRMN; via the coding sequence ATGAGCATCATCCTGCTGGTGGTGGTGGCGGCGATCGCGCTGTGGGTGATCACCGCCTACAACCGCCTGATCGCGCTCAAGAACCAGGTGGCCAACGGCTGGAAGCAGATCGACGTGCAGCTCAAGCGCCGGCACGACCTCATCCCCAACCTGGTGAACGCGGTGAAGGGGGCGATGGACTTCGAGAAGGGGACCCTCGAGGCGGTGATCGCGGCGCGCAACAAGGCGGTGGCGGCCACCGGCGTGCCCCAGGTGGCGCGGGCCGAGGGCGAGCTGACCCAGGCGCTGGGCCGGCTGTTCGCCCTCTCGGAGAACTACCCGCAGCTCAAGGCCACCGCCAACATCCAGCAGCTGCAGGAAGAGCTGACCAGCACCGAGAACAAGGTGAGCTTTGCCCGGCAGGCGTACAACGACGTCGCCACCACGTTCAATACCGCGCAGCAGCAGTTCCCCACCAACCTCGTGGCCGGGCTGGCCAAGGCGTGGCCGGCCGAGCTGTGGGAGCTCGAGGACCCCGCCGAGCGGGCGGTGCCCAACGTCGACCTGCGGATGAACTGA
- a CDS encoding M48 family metalloprotease: protein MAASANLFDQQESNRRRSFWLVTGFLLFFAWIGFGGDLAIYLATAGTAQAHRVPGIGIVVTLVASGICWYSWKKGAARVLWATGATEVVEPADELERRLVNVVEEMAIASALPRPRVYVVPDADPNAFATGIEPGQAAVAVTRGLLERLDRDELQGVVAHELAHVRNLDTRLMTLLAAMVGAIALMSDGLGRMLRGGVRIGGRSGGGRSARGGSKGGAGALAVVVLVLWLVTLLLAPVISRFLAMAVSRKREYLADATAAQFTRNPMALASALEKLAAAAEPTQSITRGAAHLCIVDPSASRLSSREGFLGDVFASHPPIAQRIIRLRGMAFQAAKQGSPQP from the coding sequence ATGGCCGCTTCCGCCAACCTCTTCGACCAGCAGGAATCCAACCGCCGGCGCTCGTTCTGGCTGGTGACCGGGTTCCTGCTGTTCTTTGCCTGGATCGGCTTCGGCGGCGACCTGGCGATCTACCTGGCCACGGCGGGGACCGCGCAGGCCCACCGGGTGCCGGGGATCGGCATCGTGGTCACCCTGGTGGCGTCCGGCATCTGCTGGTACTCGTGGAAGAAGGGCGCGGCGCGGGTGCTGTGGGCCACCGGCGCCACCGAGGTGGTGGAGCCGGCGGACGAGCTCGAGCGCCGGCTGGTGAACGTGGTGGAGGAGATGGCCATCGCCAGCGCGCTGCCGCGGCCCCGGGTGTACGTGGTGCCCGACGCCGACCCCAACGCCTTCGCGACCGGCATCGAGCCGGGGCAGGCGGCGGTGGCGGTGACCCGCGGGCTGCTGGAGCGGCTCGACCGGGACGAGCTGCAGGGGGTGGTGGCGCACGAGCTGGCGCACGTCCGCAACCTCGACACCCGCCTGATGACCCTGCTGGCGGCGATGGTGGGGGCGATCGCGCTCATGTCGGACGGGCTGGGGCGGATGCTCCGGGGCGGGGTGCGGATCGGGGGGCGGAGCGGTGGCGGTCGCAGCGCCCGGGGCGGGAGCAAGGGCGGGGCGGGCGCCCTCGCGGTGGTGGTGCTGGTGCTCTGGCTGGTGACGCTGCTGCTGGCGCCGGTCATCTCGCGGTTCCTGGCCATGGCGGTGAGCCGGAAGCGGGAATACCTGGCCGACGCCACCGCCGCGCAGTTCACCCGCAACCCGATGGCCCTCGCCAGCGCGCTGGAGAAGCTGGCCGCCGCCGCGGAGCCCACGCAGTCCATCACGCGCGGCGCGGCGCACCTGTGCATCGTGGACCCCAGCGCCAGCCGGCTCTCCTCGCGCGAGGGATTCCTCGGCGACGTCTTCGCCAGCCACCCGCCCATCGCCCAGCGCATCATCCGGCTGCGCGGGATGGCGTTCCAGGCGGCCAAGCAGGGGTCCCCCCAGCCGTAG
- a CDS encoding 1-acyl-sn-glycerol-3-phosphate acyltransferase, translating to MSLPLWLILTAAFLFAAIGTAVVLLATRSVLRHRLRRWARTTLWQFRSRVDRYKLVERDRIREALLADPGIGAAIAEHAAAHGMADSEVRIRVNQYIDEIVPFFNVLSYYRIGYNLSRLLINLLYKSTIEYRDQPALDRMPRRDVVVYLMNHRSNADYVVLAYVMARMVSISYAVGEWARVWPLEFVFKSFGSYFIRRRFREPLYHTVLERYVQLITRNGVTQGIFPEGGLTRDGALRPVKLGLLDYIVRTLEDPAFDRDIWLVPVGINYDRVLEDRSLIRERIVGGRRPPRWRQLGVVLAYMGWNTVRLLTGQLKRYGRVSVAFGTPLSVRGWLAAQPPGILALPKGERLPHLQRLAELALERIGQVVPVTPVPLAAAALLSFGASVVPRDRVLERMDEIRDRLTDGDAKVVRQELPITEVWARAWLMLSMRRLVLAQGPDLVILPRERPLLEYYANSIRHLLPADLAVAFSPAAEADQTLPRLATREEMDIMTRELPVVKRK from the coding sequence GTGTCCCTCCCCCTCTGGCTCATCCTGACGGCCGCGTTCCTCTTCGCGGCCATCGGCACCGCGGTGGTGCTGCTGGCCACCCGCTCGGTGCTGCGGCACCGGCTGCGCCGGTGGGCGCGGACCACGCTGTGGCAGTTCCGCTCGCGGGTGGACCGGTACAAGCTGGTGGAGCGCGACCGCATCCGCGAGGCGCTGCTCGCCGACCCCGGGATCGGGGCGGCCATCGCCGAGCACGCCGCGGCGCACGGCATGGCCGACTCGGAGGTGCGGATCCGGGTCAACCAGTACATCGACGAGATCGTCCCGTTCTTCAACGTGCTGTCGTACTACCGGATCGGGTACAACCTCTCGCGGCTGCTCATCAACCTGCTCTACAAGTCCACCATCGAGTACCGCGACCAGCCCGCCCTCGACCGGATGCCGCGGCGCGACGTGGTGGTGTACCTGATGAACCACCGCAGCAACGCGGACTACGTGGTGCTGGCCTACGTCATGGCGCGGATGGTGAGCATCAGCTACGCGGTGGGGGAGTGGGCCCGGGTGTGGCCGCTCGAGTTTGTCTTCAAGAGCTTCGGCAGCTACTTCATCCGGCGCCGGTTCCGCGAGCCGCTGTACCACACGGTGCTGGAGCGGTACGTGCAGCTCATCACCCGCAACGGGGTGACGCAGGGGATCTTTCCCGAGGGGGGGCTCACCCGGGACGGTGCCCTCCGGCCGGTGAAGCTCGGCCTGCTCGACTACATCGTCCGCACCCTCGAGGACCCGGCCTTCGACCGCGACATCTGGCTGGTTCCCGTGGGGATCAACTACGACCGGGTGCTGGAGGACCGCTCCCTGATCCGGGAGCGGATCGTGGGGGGCCGGCGGCCGCCGCGCTGGCGCCAGCTGGGCGTGGTGCTCGCCTACATGGGCTGGAACACCGTCCGGCTGCTGACCGGCCAGCTCAAGCGGTACGGGCGGGTGTCGGTGGCGTTCGGCACGCCGCTGTCGGTGCGGGGGTGGCTGGCGGCGCAGCCCCCGGGCATCCTGGCGCTGCCCAAGGGGGAGCGGCTGCCCCACCTGCAGCGGCTGGCGGAGCTGGCGCTGGAGCGGATCGGGCAGGTGGTGCCGGTGACCCCGGTGCCGCTGGCGGCGGCGGCGCTGCTGTCGTTCGGGGCGAGCGTGGTGCCCCGGGACCGGGTGCTGGAGCGGATGGACGAGATCCGGGACCGGCTGACGGATGGCGACGCGAAGGTGGTGCGGCAGGAGTTGCCCATCACCGAGGTCTGGGCCCGGGCCTGGCTGATGCTCTCGATGCGGCGGCTGGTGCTGGCGCAGGGACCCGACCTGGTGATCCTGCCCCGGGAGCGTCCGCTGCTCGAGTACTACGCCAATTCGATCCGCCACCTGCTGCCGGCCGACCTGGCGGTGGCCTTCTCGCCGGCGGCCGAGGCGGACCAGACGCTCCCCCGACTGGCGACGCGGGAAGAAATGGATATCATGACGAGGGAACTGCCGGTCGTGAAACGGAAATAG
- the pepE gene encoding dipeptidase PepE, with translation MPRLLLLSNSRNPGEGYLAHALGAIGAFLGPEPRRLAFIPYAAVTVSYADYTARVRRALEPLGHMVESLHEGDPTEVLREANGLLVGGGNTFRLLEQLHHTDLLKRLRHKVMHGAPYIGWSAGANLACPTIRTTNDMPVVQPPSFAGLHLVPFQINPHYTDEVLPNHGGESRDDRIQEFLALNPGITVLGLREGSWLRVEQAGVELHGPSFMRVFRGGEAPIDVPPGSVAGSFREREPPARVSGGFR, from the coding sequence ATGCCCCGTCTGCTGCTGCTGTCGAACTCCCGCAATCCCGGCGAGGGCTACCTGGCGCACGCGCTCGGCGCCATCGGCGCCTTCCTCGGCCCCGAGCCCCGGCGGCTGGCCTTCATCCCGTACGCCGCCGTGACGGTGTCCTACGCCGACTACACCGCCCGGGTGCGCCGGGCGCTGGAGCCGCTGGGTCACATGGTCGAGTCGCTGCACGAAGGGGACCCGACGGAGGTGCTCCGGGAGGCCAACGGGCTGCTCGTCGGGGGCGGGAACACCTTCCGCCTGCTGGAGCAGCTGCATCATACCGACCTGCTCAAGCGCCTCCGGCACAAGGTCATGCACGGCGCGCCCTACATCGGGTGGAGCGCCGGGGCCAACCTGGCCTGCCCCACGATCCGGACCACCAACGACATGCCGGTGGTGCAACCACCCTCCTTCGCGGGGCTGCACCTGGTGCCGTTCCAGATCAACCCGCACTACACCGACGAGGTGCTCCCCAACCACGGGGGCGAGAGCCGGGACGACCGGATCCAGGAGTTCCTGGCGCTCAATCCGGGCATCACGGTGCTGGGCCTGCGGGAGGGGAGCTGGCTGCGGGTGGAGCAGGCGGGGGTCGAGCTGCACGGACCGAGCTTCATGCGGGTGTTCCGGGGCGGGGAGGCCCCGATCGACGTGCCCCCGGGGAGCGTGGCCGGGTCGTTCCGGGAGCGCGAGCCCCCCGCCCGGGTGAGCGGGGGGTTCCGCTAG
- a CDS encoding DEAD/DEAH box helicase, whose amino-acid sequence MPFSSLKLDAALLRAVKELGFARPTPIQADAIPHALAGKDLLACASTGSGKTAAFLLPILHHLLAKPRRTTRALVLTPTRELAAQILEDLNDLAVHTPLTAASVFGGVGMGPQEHAFRSGVDVMIATPGRLLDHLNRPYARLSGIEYLVLDEADRMLDMGFLPEIRKILRHVPSKRQTLFFSATMPPPIAALTREMLHHPVTINMERQAAPAVGITQAVYPVPQELKGHLFLELLKRGEMQEALVFTRTKHRTDRLQKFLVKHGIKAERIHGNRSQGQRTEALAGFKSGKYRVLVATDIVARGIDISELGHVVNFDVPAAPEDYIHRVGRTARAEATGDAFTFVSPEEEGDLRGIERAIGRRLPRITVPDFDYRAKAEVQLEMPHAERIAQIRARKAEERQRAKANAERRAAALAVRTAAETRKAGGGASHRPRPGGGGGSARPQPRRPHRGGRRPEG is encoded by the coding sequence TTGCCCTTCAGCTCGCTCAAGCTCGATGCCGCCCTGCTCCGCGCCGTGAAGGAGCTCGGCTTCGCGCGGCCCACGCCCATCCAGGCCGACGCCATCCCCCACGCCCTCGCCGGCAAGGACCTGCTGGCGTGCGCCAGTACGGGGAGCGGCAAGACCGCGGCGTTCCTGCTCCCGATCCTGCATCACCTGCTCGCCAAGCCGCGCCGCACCACCCGCGCGCTGGTGCTCACCCCCACGCGCGAGCTCGCGGCCCAGATCCTCGAGGACCTCAACGACCTCGCGGTGCACACCCCGCTGACCGCCGCGTCGGTCTTCGGCGGCGTGGGCATGGGCCCGCAGGAGCACGCCTTCCGGAGCGGGGTCGACGTCATGATCGCCACGCCGGGCCGGCTGCTCGACCACCTGAACCGGCCCTACGCCCGGCTCAGCGGCATCGAGTACCTGGTGCTCGACGAGGCCGACCGCATGCTCGACATGGGCTTCCTCCCCGAGATCCGGAAGATCCTGCGCCACGTCCCAAGCAAGCGGCAGACGCTCTTCTTCAGCGCCACCATGCCGCCGCCGATCGCCGCGCTCACCCGCGAGATGCTGCACCACCCGGTGACCATCAACATGGAGCGGCAGGCGGCGCCCGCGGTGGGGATCACCCAGGCGGTGTACCCGGTGCCCCAGGAGCTCAAGGGCCACCTCTTCCTGGAGCTGCTCAAGCGGGGCGAGATGCAGGAGGCGCTGGTGTTCACCCGCACCAAGCACCGCACCGACCGGCTGCAGAAGTTCCTGGTGAAGCACGGGATCAAGGCGGAGCGGATTCACGGCAACCGCAGCCAGGGCCAGCGCACCGAGGCGCTGGCGGGCTTCAAGAGCGGCAAGTACCGGGTGCTGGTGGCCACCGACATCGTGGCCCGCGGGATCGACATCAGCGAGCTGGGCCACGTGGTGAACTTCGACGTGCCCGCGGCGCCGGAGGACTACATCCACCGGGTGGGCCGCACGGCGCGGGCCGAGGCCACCGGCGATGCCTTCACGTTCGTGTCACCGGAGGAGGAGGGAGACCTGCGGGGGATCGAGCGGGCCATCGGGCGGCGGCTGCCGCGGATCACGGTGCCCGACTTCGACTACCGCGCCAAGGCCGAGGTGCAGCTGGAGATGCCCCACGCGGAGCGGATTGCCCAGATCCGGGCCCGCAAGGCGGAGGAGCGGCAGCGCGCCAAGGCCAACGCCGAGCGGCGGGCGGCGGCGCTCGCAGTCCGGACCGCCGCGGAGACCCGCAAGGCGGGCGGCGGCGCGAGCCACCGGCCCCGGCCGGGCGGCGGCGGTGGGAGTGCGCGGCCCCAGCCGCGTCGGCCGCATCGGGGCGGCCGCCGGCCCGAGGGCTGA
- a CDS encoding response regulator codes for MRPERQSLRILVVDDDPDYARLVTTLLEQAGHGRAPVATSIAQAMALAPEADLVLLDHQLPDGQGLAALPALRAVTSRPAVVLVTAHGDEALAAAALRAGADDYLIKDPSLPALLPQVVERHRRQRALRDALAAAERDLVHAERLAAIGQLNVTLHHNINNPLMAAYAELALLIDDPSVPADHRTALLAVREQLERIRQTLDRVGTLRHDRTTPYLDHVPMIDLSRRTQAVPSYLGEAVLHLPDQDTERVVAMLLRHAGFGVTRVTGAGELTSRASEVGVAVVLIHGSGAPGTDPLGGFHPPRERDFRVVALVQGDPAPARAAGADHVIGLPFDPGTLCAEVLATLRA; via the coding sequence GTGCGGCCTGAACGGCAGTCCCTGCGGATCCTCGTGGTCGACGACGATCCCGACTACGCCCGGCTGGTCACCACCCTGCTGGAGCAGGCCGGCCACGGCCGCGCCCCCGTGGCCACGAGCATCGCGCAGGCCATGGCGCTCGCCCCCGAGGCCGACCTGGTCCTGCTCGACCACCAGCTCCCCGATGGCCAGGGCCTGGCGGCGCTGCCCGCGCTCCGCGCCGTGACCAGCCGCCCCGCGGTGGTGCTGGTCACCGCCCACGGCGACGAGGCGCTGGCCGCCGCGGCGCTGCGGGCCGGGGCCGACGACTACCTGATCAAGGATCCGTCGCTCCCCGCCCTGCTGCCGCAGGTGGTGGAGCGGCACCGCCGGCAGCGCGCGCTGCGCGACGCGCTGGCGGCCGCCGAGCGCGACCTGGTCCACGCCGAGCGGCTCGCGGCCATCGGCCAGCTCAACGTCACCCTGCACCACAACATCAACAATCCGCTGATGGCGGCGTACGCCGAGCTCGCGCTGCTCATCGACGATCCCTCGGTGCCGGCCGACCACCGCACCGCGCTGCTCGCCGTCCGGGAGCAGCTGGAGCGGATCCGCCAGACCCTCGACCGGGTCGGCACCCTGCGCCACGACCGCACCACGCCGTACCTCGACCACGTGCCGATGATCGACCTCTCCCGCCGCACCCAGGCGGTGCCCAGCTACCTGGGCGAGGCGGTGCTGCACCTGCCCGACCAGGACACCGAGCGGGTGGTGGCCATGCTGCTGCGCCACGCCGGCTTCGGGGTGACGCGGGTGACCGGCGCCGGCGAGCTCACCAGCCGGGCCTCGGAGGTCGGGGTGGCCGTGGTGCTCATCCATGGCAGCGGCGCCCCCGGCACCGACCCGCTGGGCGGGTTCCATCCCCCGCGCGAGCGCGACTTCCGCGTGGTGGCGCTGGTGCAGGGCGATCCCGCCCCCGCCCGCGCCGCCGGCGCCGACCACGTGATCGGCCTGCCCTTCGACCCCGGGACCCTCTGCGCCGAGGTGCTGGCCACCCTGCGCGCCTGA
- a CDS encoding glycosyltransferase family 2 protein, giving the protein MTGERVAAVASAIGLVLQPVFLAYFLLYNGYMLLLILLSARQVRRRVAGHFVEDLDLIDDSDYTKPLTMVVPAFNEEVTIVDSVTNLVHCDYPRFEVVVVNDGSSDRTLEVLKDAFRLRRTDLPYRDAIGTARVRAMYVATVPLPKNVSQLVVIDKDNAGKADALNAGINCSTAPYFVSLDADSILDLRALKELMRMVQEDPRIVAVGGQVAIANGCTIRGGRVVSVGLPTHPWARFQMVEYLRSFTTGRTGLDRLDSVLILSGVFAVFEKETVIRAGGYLTPLVQHRLVGEYVGDRAGTVCEDMEIVVRLHRFVRDKLRTRRVAFLPHPVAWTEVPERLESLRKQRGRWYRGLRESLFYHRDMLFRRKYGRIGWFALPSFWLFEYYGPMIEAIGYLFVAAFLVMEWIFQVPILNEQYAVAFLLASLGWGTLVNIFAVLVGAWRFRYGLADRLQRGLLPFNRKRDVLILLGYAVLENFFWRPLTLYWRLRGLWDAWRGKSGWEKFARQGFQKHPEAQRAA; this is encoded by the coding sequence GTGACCGGCGAGCGGGTCGCCGCCGTCGCCTCGGCCATCGGGCTGGTGCTCCAGCCCGTCTTCCTCGCCTACTTCCTGCTGTACAACGGCTACATGCTGCTGCTCATCCTGCTCTCCGCCCGCCAGGTGCGGCGGCGGGTGGCGGGGCACTTCGTCGAGGACCTCGACCTCATCGACGACAGCGACTACACCAAGCCGCTGACGATGGTGGTCCCGGCGTTCAACGAGGAGGTGACGATCGTCGACAGCGTCACCAACCTGGTGCACTGCGACTATCCCCGGTTCGAGGTGGTGGTGGTGAACGACGGCTCCAGCGACCGCACCCTCGAGGTGCTCAAGGACGCCTTCCGCCTCCGCCGGACCGACCTCCCCTACCGCGACGCCATCGGCACCGCGCGGGTCCGGGCCATGTACGTGGCCACCGTGCCGCTGCCGAAGAACGTCTCCCAGCTGGTGGTCATCGACAAGGACAACGCCGGCAAGGCCGACGCCCTCAACGCCGGCATCAACTGCTCCACCGCGCCCTACTTCGTGAGCCTCGACGCCGACAGCATCCTCGACCTGCGCGCGCTCAAGGAGCTCATGCGCATGGTGCAGGAGGACCCGCGGATCGTGGCGGTGGGCGGCCAGGTGGCGATCGCCAACGGCTGCACCATCCGCGGCGGCCGGGTGGTGAGCGTGGGCCTCCCCACCCACCCCTGGGCCCGGTTCCAGATGGTGGAGTACCTGCGCTCCTTCACCACCGGGCGCACCGGGCTCGACCGCCTCGACTCCGTGCTGATCCTTTCCGGGGTCTTCGCGGTCTTCGAGAAGGAGACGGTGATCCGCGCCGGCGGGTACCTCACGCCACTGGTGCAGCACCGGCTGGTGGGGGAGTACGTCGGCGACCGCGCCGGCACCGTCTGCGAGGACATGGAGATCGTGGTCCGGCTGCACCGCTTCGTGCGCGACAAGCTGCGCACCCGCCGGGTGGCCTTCCTGCCCCACCCCGTGGCCTGGACCGAGGTGCCCGAGCGGCTGGAGTCGCTGCGCAAGCAGCGGGGGCGCTGGTACCGCGGCCTGCGGGAGTCGCTCTTCTACCACCGCGACATGCTGTTCCGGCGGAAGTACGGCCGCATCGGCTGGTTCGCGCTGCCGTCGTTCTGGCTGTTCGAGTACTATGGCCCCATGATCGAGGCCATCGGCTACCTCTTCGTGGCGGCGTTCCTGGTCATGGAGTGGATCTTCCAGGTGCCGATCCTCAACGAGCAGTACGCCGTGGCCTTCCTGCTGGCCTCGCTCGGCTGGGGCACGCTGGTCAACATCTTCGCGGTGCTGGTCGGCGCCTGGCGCTTCCGCTACGGCCTCGCCGACCGGCTGCAGCGCGGCCTGCTGCCGTTCAACCGCAAGCGCGACGTCCTCATCCTGCTCGGCTACGCCGTGCTGGAGAACTTCTTCTGGCGCCCGCTCACGCTGTACTGGCGGCTGCGCGGCCTGTGGGACGCCTGGCGCGGCAAGAGCGGCTGGGAGAAATTCGCCCGGCAGGGGTTCCAGAAGCACCCGGAGGCCCAGCGTGCGGCCTGA